A part of Hippea maritima DSM 10411 genomic DNA contains:
- a CDS encoding radical SAM/SPASM domain-containing protein codes for MEFGLKWLAFEITPRCNLNCIHCRTSASMNLEDRLSFEDITNIIEEISEQFKPVVVLTGGEPLLREDVFDIADFIHSKGMRVGLATNGTLIDEGLALKIKKHIDIVSLSLDGSTAEVHDDFRKVKGAFDATVRAANILRETSVEFIINSSFTKRNQSDIENTYRLAKFLGAKAWYMFMIVPTGRAEEIREELIDKENYKEILKWHFQMELNEKDILVRPTCAPEYYALVDIESKSKGIGFKRRTLKFSTGGAKGCVAGQLIAFIGFDGRVKPCSYFLRDAGNVLEDGFLNIWYNSDIFKKLRDFSSYNKKCASCRYINVCGGCRARADAYFGDYLAIDPYCFVEGGVYEGE; via the coding sequence ATGGAATTTGGATTAAAATGGTTGGCTTTTGAGATAACTCCACGCTGTAATCTCAATTGTATTCATTGTAGAACATCTGCATCGATGAATTTAGAAGATAGATTAAGCTTTGAGGATATAACAAACATCATAGAGGAGATATCAGAACAGTTTAAGCCCGTTGTTGTTTTAACCGGCGGTGAGCCACTCCTAAGGGAGGATGTATTTGATATAGCCGATTTTATACATTCAAAAGGTATGAGAGTGGGACTTGCAACAAACGGGACGCTGATTGATGAAGGTTTGGCTTTAAAGATTAAAAAACACATAGATATAGTGTCTTTGAGTTTGGATGGTTCAACCGCTGAAGTGCATGATGATTTTAGGAAGGTTAAAGGAGCCTTCGATGCCACAGTTAGGGCTGCAAATATCTTAAGGGAAACGAGTGTTGAATTTATAATCAATTCATCATTTACTAAGCGCAATCAAAGTGACATAGAAAATACATACAGGTTAGCTAAATTTTTGGGTGCAAAGGCCTGGTATATGTTTATGATAGTACCCACAGGCAGGGCGGAAGAGATAAGAGAGGAACTAATAGACAAGGAGAATTATAAAGAAATATTAAAATGGCATTTTCAAATGGAATTGAATGAAAAGGATATATTGGTAAGGCCCACCTGTGCACCTGAGTACTATGCGCTTGTGGATATTGAAAGCAAAAGTAAGGGGATCGGTTTTAAAAGAAGGACGCTTAAATTTTCAACCGGTGGTGCAAAGGGTTGTGTTGCAGGCCAGTTAATAGCTTTTATAGGTTTTGATGGCAGGGTTAAACCGTGTAGCTATTTTTTGAGGGATGCGGGTAATGTGTTGGAAGATGGGTTTCTGAATATCTGGTACAACTCCGATATTTTCAAGAAGTTAAGGGATTTCTCATCATATAATAAAAAATGTGCAAGCTGCAGGTATATAAATGTATGCGGTGGTTGTAGGGCGCGAGCCGATGCCTATTTTGGTGATTATTTGGCTATAGACCCTTACTGTTTTGTGGAGGGTGGTGTTTATGAAGGTGAATGA
- a CDS encoding SIR2 family NAD-dependent protein deacylase — protein MKVNDFGILEERIKNAESCLFLTSAGMSADSGIPTFRDKEGYWRNFPVFKRLGLNAIDLANPYSFEVRPQYAWAFYEWRRRNAHQNKPHLGYHIINRLIKEVFKKSFVHTTNTDGYHIISGLEESLVYEVHGSMWRLQCMRGYSCEYKVKENRDVPLCDLDYETMIASNLPKCPHCGELLRPNILMFGDWGYVENEYQIRNYNTFVDDVGVPDLIFLIGSSSAVPTNDYLAIRFQSKGSFVITINPDLSSTAVCKPDLFIQKKAKESFEIIQRMIFG, from the coding sequence ATGAAGGTGAATGATTTTGGAATACTTGAAGAAAGGATAAAAAACGCAGAGAGTTGCCTGTTTTTAACCAGTGCCGGTATGAGTGCAGATAGTGGCATACCTACATTCAGGGATAAAGAAGGTTATTGGCGTAACTTTCCCGTTTTTAAAAGATTAGGGCTTAATGCCATAGATCTTGCAAACCCGTACAGTTTTGAGGTTAGGCCTCAATATGCTTGGGCATTTTATGAGTGGCGCAGGCGCAACGCACACCAGAATAAACCCCACCTGGGATATCATATAATAAATAGACTAATAAAAGAGGTATTCAAAAAATCCTTTGTCCATACGACAAATACGGATGGTTATCATATTATTTCAGGGCTTGAGGAATCGCTTGTGTATGAGGTTCATGGTTCTATGTGGCGACTTCAATGCATGAGGGGTTATTCATGTGAATACAAGGTGAAAGAAAATAGGGATGTGCCTCTGTGCGATTTAGACTATGAAACCATGATAGCGTCCAACCTACCTAAATGCCCACACTGTGGAGAGCTTTTGCGACCCAACATATTGATGTTTGGTGATTGGGGCTATGTGGAGAACGAATATCAGATAAGAAATTACAATACTTTTGTTGATGATGTGGGTGTTCCGGATTTGATATTTCTTATAGGCTCTTCTTCAGCCGTACCAACAAACGATTATCTGGCTATTAGGTTTCAGTCCAAAGGTTCTTTTGTAATCACAATTAACCCTGATCTTTCATCAACAGCCGTATGCAAACCTGATCTGTTCATTCAAAAGAAGGCAAAGGAGTCGTTTGAGATAATTCAAAGAATGATATTTGGATAA
- a CDS encoding diguanylate cyclase: MKERNIAQKNKIIQLHEEAVRDPLTGLFNRRYMNLLAEIEFKKTKRYSHPLSVLMIDIDHFKNINDKYGHKLGDLVLKHVAHEIKNHIRSSDIPIRYGGEEFVIILPNTTKESAFILAERIRNHIAATPIFVDGMEIRCTVSIGASSMEDCPETFEELVNNSDKKMYLAKQSGRNRTII, translated from the coding sequence CTGAAAGAAAGGAATATTGCACAAAAAAATAAGATTATCCAACTGCACGAAGAAGCAGTAAGGGACCCCCTAACAGGTCTATTCAACAGGCGGTACATGAACCTATTAGCTGAAATAGAGTTTAAGAAAACAAAACGTTACTCTCACCCGCTATCCGTTTTGATGATAGACATAGACCACTTTAAAAACATAAACGACAAATACGGACACAAGCTCGGCGATCTGGTGTTAAAACACGTGGCCCATGAGATAAAAAACCACATAAGATCATCGGATATACCCATTCGCTACGGCGGTGAAGAGTTCGTCATCATCCTGCCGAACACAACAAAGGAAAGCGCCTTCATATTGGCTGAAAGGATAAGAAACCACATCGCCGCAACACCAATTTTTGTAGACGGAATGGAAATAAGGTGCACGGTCAGCATAGGTGCATCCTCAATGGAGGACTGCCCGGAAACATTTGAAGAACTCGTTAATAACTCAGACAAAAAGATGTACCTCGCAAAGCAAAGCGGCAGAAACAGAACTATAATTTAA
- a CDS encoding MBL fold metallo-hydrolase yields the protein MNLNEPVEIAEGIFWVGAVIPQDQFQCHVYLIRNGDESILIDPGSRITYDITKKKIEQLVKLKDIKYLICHHQDPDIIGCIDQLIKDTGKAERYIITHWRAWALLKHCDWDAKLYEVEENGWKLKAGDRLLKFIFTPYMHFPGAICTYDTETKVLFSSDIFGGFTPEFELFAKNSEDYFEKLKPFHEHYMPSNSILRNGLSNIEKFDIELIAPQHGSIIKKEFIKPIIEKMKKLECGLFGKFTNTRDVIKLSKLNDVLEEIIQIIAYQERFYKIIDKFLDNLRQFYNIDSIKAFVMDIEETGILELSSKKTAIASLKDENKLKQMIEASSYIKNGAIFFKPSQLHTIFGIEDPSYTFPIKDKDGRFYGVCFIIFNPDDFNVYKDLEILSKFEIPISMAILTERKEYCTKK from the coding sequence ATGAATCTTAACGAACCTGTAGAGATAGCAGAAGGGATCTTCTGGGTTGGCGCTGTTATACCACAAGATCAATTTCAATGCCATGTATATTTGATCAGAAACGGGGATGAATCTATTCTGATAGACCCCGGTTCGCGCATAACATACGATATTACAAAGAAAAAGATCGAACAGCTCGTAAAACTAAAGGATATCAAATACCTAATTTGCCACCACCAAGACCCTGATATAATCGGCTGCATAGACCAACTGATAAAAGATACAGGCAAAGCAGAAAGATACATTATAACGCATTGGCGCGCATGGGCTTTGCTCAAGCATTGTGATTGGGATGCAAAGCTATACGAAGTAGAGGAAAATGGATGGAAGCTAAAGGCGGGAGATAGGCTTTTGAAGTTCATCTTTACCCCCTACATGCATTTCCCCGGAGCCATCTGTACATACGACACCGAAACAAAGGTTCTATTTTCAAGCGACATATTTGGCGGATTCACGCCAGAATTTGAACTATTTGCAAAAAACTCCGAAGATTACTTTGAAAAACTTAAGCCGTTCCATGAGCACTACATGCCAAGCAATTCAATACTGAGAAACGGTTTATCGAATATAGAAAAATTCGATATAGAACTAATTGCACCTCAGCACGGTTCCATTATAAAAAAAGAGTTCATAAAGCCAATTATAGAGAAAATGAAAAAACTGGAATGTGGTCTATTTGGAAAATTCACAAATACACGGGATGTCATTAAATTATCCAAATTGAACGACGTCTTAGAAGAGATAATACAAATCATAGCATACCAAGAGCGCTTCTACAAAATAATAGATAAATTCTTAGATAACCTAAGACAGTTTTACAACATCGACTCTATTAAAGCATTTGTTATGGATATTGAGGAAACAGGGATTTTAGAGCTAAGCTCAAAGAAAACGGCAATCGCATCTCTAAAAGATGAAAATAAATTAAAACAAATGATAGAAGCCTCAAGCTACATAAAAAACGGCGCCATATTCTTTAAACCCTCACAGCTCCATACGATTTTTGGTATAGAAGATCCGTCGTACACATTCCCCATAAAAGACAAAGATGGAAGGTTTTACGGCGTATGCTTCATAATCTTCAATCCCGATGATTTTAACGTTTATAAGGACTTGGAAATACTATCTAAATTTGAAATACCAATCTCAATGGCAATCTTAACTGAAAGAAAGGAATATTGCACAAAAAAATAA
- the rsfS gene encoding ribosome silencing factor yields the protein MKEKLLKILEDKKVEDITVYDLRMKSALFDFFIIGTVSSNKQVYAIFDEIKKSGIDIHHIEETADGGWTLIDCFDVVIHLFTEQKRKEYDLDSLWRETEKRREDES from the coding sequence GTGAAGGAAAAATTACTGAAGATTTTGGAAGATAAAAAGGTAGAGGATATAACGGTTTATGATCTAAGGATGAAGTCGGCTCTATTTGATTTCTTCATTATAGGCACGGTAAGTTCAAATAAGCAGGTTTATGCGATATTTGACGAGATAAAAAAATCCGGCATCGACATCCATCATATTGAGGAAACGGCAGATGGCGGATGGACGCTGATAGATTGTTTTGATGTTGTTATACATCTGTTTACGGAACAAAAAAGAAAAGAATACGACTTAGACTCACTCTGGAGAGAAACGGAAAAAAGAAGGGAAGATGAATCTTAA
- the nadD gene encoding nicotinate-nucleotide adenylyltransferase gives MRIAIFGGSFNPIHIGHLRGAISVYETFLLNKVVFMPAGNPPHKRVEQTTPQQRYQMVKLATEGMDFFEVSRLEIDKKDVNYTIETVYEFRKDHLNDELFFIVGTDAFYQLDSWKNHKELVGAITFILIKRPEYNTSAILEKYSDIVDFKRVEKKGEYKAEKNTVYIYTPPAFDVSSSIIRNKIKQGECIRYLLPEKVEKFIKEKGLYR, from the coding sequence GTGAGAATAGCTATATTTGGCGGCTCTTTCAATCCGATACACATAGGGCACCTAAGGGGTGCTATAAGCGTTTATGAAACCTTCCTTCTGAATAAGGTGGTGTTTATGCCTGCTGGCAACCCGCCGCATAAGAGGGTTGAACAAACAACGCCCCAGCAGAGATACCAAATGGTAAAACTGGCCACAGAGGGTATGGATTTTTTTGAGGTCTCAAGGCTTGAAATAGACAAAAAGGATGTTAATTATACCATAGAAACCGTTTATGAGTTTAGAAAAGACCATTTAAATGACGAGTTGTTTTTCATCGTAGGAACAGATGCCTTTTATCAGCTGGATAGCTGGAAAAACCACAAAGAGCTTGTTGGGGCGATAACATTCATACTGATAAAGAGACCTGAATATAACACAAGTGCGATACTTGAAAAATACTCCGATATAGTGGATTTCAAAAGGGTGGAGAAAAAGGGTGAGTATAAGGCTGAAAAAAACACGGTTTACATTTACACGCCACCTGCTTTTGATGTATCATCAAGTATAATAAGAAATAAGATCAAACAGGGTGAGTGTATCAGGTATTTACTGCCGGAGAAAGTTGAAAAATTCATTAAAGAAAAGGGGTTGTACAGGTGA
- a CDS encoding glutamate-5-semialdehyde dehydrogenase, with protein sequence MSLKERIEQLAHNTKTASQSLAKLTEDRINAALEKLAELIDKNRHKIKEINEIDIKNAKKINLKASLIDRLLLNDKRIDGMIEAVETVIKLKSPVGKVIDGWRLENGLNIERVKVPIGCLGIIYESRPNVTVDASILCLKSSNGAILKGGKEAINSNRLLVGLIKEALSSHNINENVVNFIDETDRDAVLYMLKLDKYIDAIVPRGGEGLIRFVSENATMPVIKHDKGLCHGYVDESADLEKALSITYNAKVQRPGVCNALETLLVHKNIAQEFLVKFKELMDSAGVELRGCSETLKILPDIKLAEEDDWHTEYLDLILSIKIVDSIDEAIEHINRYGSHHSETIITENHTNAERFLDEVDAACVYVNASTRFTDGGVFGFGAEIGISTNKLHARGPVGLDELTTYKYKIRGNGQIRE encoded by the coding sequence ATGTCATTAAAAGAAAGGATAGAGCAACTCGCCCATAACACAAAAACAGCAAGCCAGAGCCTGGCAAAACTCACAGAGGATAGGATAAACGCCGCATTGGAGAAACTTGCAGAACTAATAGACAAAAACAGACACAAGATAAAAGAAATCAACGAAATAGACATAAAAAACGCCAAAAAGATAAACTTGAAAGCCTCTCTCATCGACAGATTGCTTTTAAACGACAAAAGGATCGATGGCATGATAGAGGCTGTTGAAACCGTTATAAAGCTAAAAAGCCCTGTGGGTAAGGTAATCGATGGGTGGAGACTTGAAAACGGGTTAAACATAGAACGGGTTAAAGTCCCGATAGGGTGTCTTGGCATAATCTATGAATCAAGACCCAATGTAACGGTTGATGCCTCCATTCTGTGCTTAAAATCATCAAACGGTGCTATACTAAAAGGTGGTAAGGAGGCGATAAACTCAAACAGGCTATTGGTGGGGCTAATAAAAGAGGCTTTATCAAGCCACAACATCAACGAAAATGTTGTAAACTTCATAGATGAAACAGACAGAGACGCAGTGTTATACATGCTTAAGTTGGATAAATACATCGATGCTATTGTGCCAAGGGGCGGCGAGGGATTGATCAGATTTGTCAGCGAAAATGCCACAATGCCTGTGATAAAACACGATAAGGGTTTATGCCACGGTTATGTTGATGAATCTGCAGATTTAGAGAAGGCACTTTCTATAACATACAACGCCAAGGTGCAAAGACCGGGCGTTTGCAACGCCTTGGAGACACTTCTGGTTCATAAAAACATAGCGCAAGAGTTTTTGGTTAAATTTAAGGAGTTGATGGATAGTGCGGGTGTTGAGCTAAGAGGATGCAGTGAAACATTGAAGATACTGCCAGATATAAAGTTAGCAGAAGAAGATGACTGGCATACAGAGTATTTAGACTTGATACTCTCAATAAAGATCGTGGATAGCATAGACGAGGCAATAGAGCATATAAACAGATACGGTTCACACCATTCCGAAACCATAATAACAGAAAACCACACAAACGCCGAACGCTTCTTAGATGAGGTTGACGCTGCTTGTGTTTATGTAAACGCATCGACACGCTTCACAGATGGTGGCGTGTTTGGATTTGGGGCAGAGATAGGCATAAGCACCAATAAACTGCATGCAAGAGGGCCTGTAGGTCTTGATGAGCTAACAACATACAAATACAAAATCAGGGGAAATGGACAGATAAGAGAGTGA